In a single window of the Olivibacter sp. SDN3 genome:
- the miaB gene encoding tRNA (N6-isopentenyl adenosine(37)-C2)-methylthiotransferase MiaB, producing MIETQISLKEHDESRQGEALLLEGKHDRQNNRKLYIESYGCQMNFADSEIVASILMDNGFETTHDYKSADVVFINTCSIRENAEQRVRNRLKEFESAKAKNPGMIVGVLGCMAERLKSKFLEEEKLVDVVVGPDAYRDLPNLINKVDDGTRAVNVLLSREETYADISPVRLNSNGVTAFISIMRGCDNMCSFCVVPFTRGRERSRDPYSIVKEARDLFEAGYREVTLLGQNVDSYKWDPKDEETSSIDNTITFAKLLEMVAAVNPLLRVRFSTSHPKDITNEVLYSIAKHENICNYIHLPVQSGNSRVLELMNRTYDRAWYMERVDAIRRIIPTCGISTDIITGFCSETEEEHQDTLSIMDYVQYDYAYMFAYSERPGTLAAKRYADDIPEEIKKRRLTEVVSKQRMHSHLRLKEQVGKTHKVLIEGYSKRSDKDYCGRNDQNAMVVFPVDQQFNIGDYVTVLGESCTSATLIGKIVNSETTVGA from the coding sequence ATGATAGAAACACAAATAAGTTTAAAGGAACACGATGAGTCTCGTCAAGGGGAAGCACTGTTGCTCGAAGGTAAGCATGACAGGCAGAACAATCGTAAACTTTACATCGAGAGTTATGGCTGTCAGATGAATTTTGCTGACAGTGAAATTGTTGCGTCTATATTAATGGACAATGGTTTTGAAACAACGCATGATTACAAAAGTGCAGACGTGGTATTTATTAATACCTGTTCTATCCGTGAAAATGCAGAGCAACGTGTTCGCAATCGATTAAAAGAATTTGAGTCTGCCAAAGCCAAGAATCCAGGCATGATAGTCGGGGTGTTAGGGTGCATGGCCGAACGCTTAAAATCCAAGTTTTTAGAGGAAGAGAAGTTGGTAGATGTAGTCGTTGGCCCTGATGCTTATCGAGACCTCCCGAATCTGATCAACAAAGTAGATGATGGCACACGTGCTGTTAATGTACTCTTATCTAGAGAAGAGACCTATGCAGATATCAGTCCTGTTCGTTTAAATTCAAATGGTGTTACAGCTTTTATTTCAATCATGCGCGGTTGCGACAATATGTGTTCTTTCTGTGTGGTCCCTTTCACCCGGGGCCGGGAACGTAGTCGTGACCCATACTCCATTGTAAAGGAAGCCCGGGATTTATTCGAGGCAGGTTATCGCGAGGTTACACTCTTGGGTCAGAACGTTGACTCCTACAAGTGGGATCCGAAAGATGAGGAAACTTCTAGTATTGACAACACCATCACTTTCGCGAAGTTATTGGAAATGGTAGCAGCAGTAAACCCGCTCTTACGTGTTCGGTTCTCCACTTCTCATCCTAAGGATATTACTAATGAAGTTCTTTACAGTATAGCCAAACACGAAAACATTTGTAACTATATTCATCTGCCGGTACAGTCGGGCAATTCCAGGGTACTGGAGTTAATGAACCGAACATACGACCGCGCATGGTATATGGAACGTGTCGACGCCATCCGCCGTATCATCCCAACATGTGGTATCTCCACCGATATTATTACCGGTTTCTGTAGCGAAACAGAGGAAGAACATCAGGATACGCTTTCTATCATGGATTATGTGCAATATGATTATGCGTATATGTTTGCTTATTCTGAAAGGCCCGGCACGCTTGCGGCTAAGCGATATGCAGACGACATTCCGGAAGAAATCAAAAAACGTAGATTGACGGAAGTTGTCAGTAAGCAGCGTATGCATAGTCATTTAAGGCTGAAAGAACAGGTAGGAAAGACACATAAAGTGCTTATAGAGGGATATTCAAAACGGTCGGATAAAGATTACTGCGGCAGAAATGACCAAAATGCTATGGTTGTTTTTCCTGTTGATCAGCAATTTAATATAGGAGATTATGTAACCGTTTTAGGTGAAAGTTGTACGTCGGCCACCTTGATTGGTAAAATTGTTAACTCAGAAACAACAGTCGGCGCGTAA